One window of Methanogenium organophilum genomic DNA carries:
- the serS gene encoding serine--tRNA ligase: MLELKFIRNNPDVVRADLTKRGDEEKLAWIDDLLEKDIQSREMQTEINTMRNRRNIISREIKEAKKAKQDISGFLEEAKSLPAKIKDAEAALEEINEKIKYYQMRIPNILHESVPVGADDEENVLVKTWGETALPSFAIRNHGELAVEKGLAEFERAAKISGSGFYMLKGNLALLDLALQRLALDVLGERGYTPVMPPYMMNRAAYEGVTDLGDFENVMYAIDGEDEFLIATSEHPMAAMYMNEIFEEKDLPLKLAGVSPCFRREIGSHGLDTRGLFRVHQFNKVEQFVYCKPEDSWALHEELLKNAEDIFQMLGLPYRVVNICTGDIGTVAAKKYDMEVWMPREEAYREVVSCSNCTAYQSVRLNIRARDAHDFENKYPLHTLNSTAVATTRTIRAIMENFQEEDGTVVIPKALRPYMNGAETL, from the coding sequence ATGCTTGAACTGAAATTTATTCGAAACAACCCGGATGTCGTCAGGGCGGACCTCACAAAGAGGGGAGATGAGGAAAAGCTTGCCTGGATTGACGATCTGCTGGAAAAAGATATTCAGTCACGTGAGATGCAGACTGAAATAAACACCATGCGAAACCGGCGCAATATTATCAGCCGGGAAATAAAGGAAGCAAAAAAAGCAAAACAGGATATCTCCGGATTTCTTGAAGAGGCAAAATCCCTTCCTGCGAAAATAAAGGACGCTGAGGCCGCACTTGAGGAGATCAACGAAAAAATAAAATATTACCAGATGCGGATTCCCAACATTCTCCACGAAAGTGTTCCGGTCGGAGCAGACGATGAAGAGAATGTCCTCGTAAAGACCTGGGGGGAGACTGCCCTTCCTTCCTTTGCAATCAGGAATCACGGCGAACTTGCAGTAGAAAAAGGCCTTGCCGAATTCGAACGGGCGGCAAAGATCTCCGGTTCCGGATTTTATATGCTGAAAGGCAATCTGGCGCTTTTGGACCTTGCCCTCCAGCGTCTGGCACTTGATGTCCTTGGTGAGCGTGGTTATACCCCTGTCATGCCGCCCTATATGATGAACCGTGCCGCGTATGAGGGCGTCACCGATCTCGGAGACTTTGAGAACGTGATGTACGCGATTGACGGCGAGGACGAGTTTTTAATCGCCACAAGCGAACATCCGATGGCTGCGATGTACATGAACGAGATCTTTGAAGAAAAAGACCTCCCGCTCAAACTCGCCGGAGTAAGTCCCTGCTTCCGCCGTGAGATCGGGTCGCACGGTCTTGATACCCGCGGGCTCTTCCGGGTACATCAGTTCAACAAGGTCGAGCAGTTCGTCTACTGCAAACCGGAGGATTCGTGGGCGCTGCATGAAGAGCTTCTTAAAAACGCGGAGGATATTTTCCAGATGCTTGGCCTCCCGTACCGGGTGGTGAACATCTGTACCGGTGACATTGGGACCGTTGCCGCGAAGAAATATGATATGGAGGTCTGGATGCCGCGTGAAGAGGCATACCGCGAGGTTGTTTCCTGCTCCAACTGTACGGCATACCAGTCGGTGCGGCTGAATATCCGGGCGAGAGACGCTCACGATTTCGAGAACAAATATCCCCTCCATACGCTCAACAGCACAGCGGTGGCGACCACCAGAACAATTCGTGCAATCATGGAAAACTTCCAGGAAGAGGATGGGACGGTTGTCATCCCCAAGGCGCTGCGTCCGTATATGAACGGCGCAGAAACCCTGTAA
- a CDS encoding cupin domain-containing protein: MIRKHADDVPAEEIKKPGVSGMHARFLLTADDGCPRYALRLMEFAPGGHSPWHRHKEEHEVYILEGEGVVVGDDKEKTPVGAGDALYILPCENHMFMNTGEGMLKMICTVPLFPGMSGKDTTPCDE, translated from the coding sequence ATGATCCGTAAACACGCAGATGATGTTCCCGCCGAAGAGATTAAGAAGCCGGGTGTTTCCGGTATGCACGCCCGGTTCCTGTTGACCGCTGATGACGGCTGCCCGCGATATGCCCTTCGTCTGATGGAATTTGCCCCTGGCGGGCACTCGCCGTGGCACCGGCACAAGGAAGAACATGAGGTGTACATCCTCGAAGGGGAGGGTGTCGTTGTCGGGGATGACAAGGAAAAGACTCCCGTTGGTGCGGGTGATGCTCTCTATATTCTTCCCTGTGAGAACCACATGTTCATGAATACGGGGGAGGGAATGCTGAAGATGATCTGCACCGTCCCGCTCTTCCCCGGAATGTCAGGGAAGGATACCACCCCCTGTGATGAATAG